In Bactrocera neohumeralis isolate Rockhampton unplaced genomic scaffold, APGP_CSIRO_Bneo_wtdbg2-racon-allhic-juicebox.fasta_v2 cluster10, whole genome shotgun sequence, the genomic stretch TGAAGCCCATTGTAATTTTATCCAAGAAAATAACGCACCTGTTATAGATTTAGGACATGGTAATCTCGTATTACAAGGAAAGCatattttaaacgaaaaatcaaTTGAAGGAATGAATTTAATccaatttaattaaacaattattattgACTCTGAAGTATTCCACAACCAGAACATTGAAATCAGAAAACGAATATCAATttgacaacattaaaaaattaaataaatttttaataccatttGAAGAACACCCAATCAAGAATATGTTCATAACTATAGGAGTACTTGTAGTCCTAGGATTAAGTATATCTGTAATATTCAAACTATAtctaatttatcaaaaaactgtATATCTGAGAATCTACAACGCTGCCATAGAACGTGTAGGAATGACTCATCTACTCCAGACTCAATTATAGATCAGGAGATCTATTTTTCACAGGAGAGGGGAgagttaatactttaacctttaaccacaaccttatgtttcagtaaacattaaagaaaaatcatcaaaacaactttatcttagaacaatagaagcgcactatcagtacaacaaacaataacaacccaaatagttatttactagtaaacaaccagcatctcaatagcatgagcagcgataagcaaagcctacatatatgtataagcaacTGGAGCAATAGCTTTGAGGTCACTTTATCATTGtcgactgccgagtaacaagttACCACTTGTAACATTTGTACAGTTTaagtgtaatatatttaatattgaagtatatgtgtatacggtgaaatattatacaaataaaagatAAGTCAGAaccaatctcattggctgacttaaaattatatacatacatatgtatttattttattcctaactagtaaataaattaactcgcGCGACCCGCTTATGTAAGCGAACGGAGCATTTGTAATAAGAAATGTATACACTCTGAAATAATAACAGTTAATTCAAGTGACAATTGCGTTTTGTTTAATGGGCGATCccacatttttcgaaaattaaataaacgtaAGAACAGTTCGGTGAAATACTTAGGAGCAGTAAAGCATGCGTCAAaacgttttcttttttaacacaaagaaaaattttataacggGAAAGAAGCCGCTTAATATATACGGACGTGTAACGGTATCCGAAAATGCAGTAACATCAAGTCAGTAGTGCGTTTCGGTAACCCATTTCGATCGATGTTCTCCACTCAAATTCTCTATTTGACGTCACTCTCACTCAATGTGTTTCTGTAAAATAATTACTCGATTCAATCGATAGTCAGCTGATATGTTCCATTCCATTTCAGTAGGAATGCTCGATTGAAAGTGTTTCTGTAACCAAATTGAATGAAATACTGTCGATTGGTTTTCTCACTTCCATTTGAGGtgatgacaaaaaaatttttcgttaaattcaaaatggaattagttgaatttaaagcaaatgtaagtatatttttgttaatatattatatatgaatagtAAAAAAAGATTTGATGCATTTTCTTTACAGAGAAGTACGTCGTGACGTGTTACGAATGGCCAAAAGAGGCGGTTACTGCACTTAATGCAGCAGCACCGCAGCGTTGGAAGGGGCCAATTTATGAAACCAAACGCGAGGAAGAAGCACGAAGAGGTTTGGGCTGCCGTTGCTGAAAAAaggtaaaactaaaatattcttGTGTATATCATtacaatttacatatgtgtgttggtTTTTTTTAGTGTTGGATAGACTGAAAATCGGCAGTCAAGAAGCTGCGCAATGCCCACAGAGCGTTCGCCAGACGAACTGGAAACCTGTCGTTGCAGGACGGTCCAAAACCGTTGGATGCCATGGACCGGAAAATTCTGGAGTTTTTTTTCCAGCGACATGGTGGACGGTGATGGGCTCACTCCCGAAATTGGTTTGTCGGTGAGTAACGTCtgtcaaaatttaaagttgtgatTATAAATGTGATAATAAAATTGGTTTATATTACAGACAACAGCTGAAATGGTCGATGTTACCATTGAGGATGAAGGTGATGCTACTGCCAACATTAGGTTGGACGTAAGTAACatattacaaaactaaaaactaagcTATTTAATGATCCGTTCGGAATTCTAGGCAAACGCGGACAGTTTGGACATCTTCGAAGTGGAGGCACTTGAAGAGGTTGCAATGGGTCAGGTGCTTGAGGTTGTGCCAAACAAACAGCAACCCAAACAGCGCACAAACCAAAGCTGTGTGGAAGAGGCGAGCAGTCTCATTGAAAATCACCATGCGCAGCTGAAAGAGATTTTGGAGAGACAACACAAAGAGCACATGGGTGTTTTAAATGGAATTCACGATACTCTGAGAGCTCTGCTGGAAACCATGACGGGAGGTAACAATTTGCGATAAACTATGTACGTTCTTTAAATCTCATAAATATTCCTTTTCTTCTAGCGACTGTTGCATAAGGAGTAGGCACagcaaaatattcatattttccaaatattatatTCATTGGTTGGGGCCAAGGCTTTGCGTATGTACACCAATAGCAGTAGCTGCTTCAAACGGGGTTACATAGTTGCGCTccaattgttgttgcattgaaaTCTATTCCCGGAAGGACAGTAATGTTCACTACAATCGActgttattataatatatattataaaaaataaagagttAAACATAATTTGCAAACAGTGTCATTTAGAGTGTTCCTCATATTTTTCTGAATACCACTGTATGTGAATTAACTACAAAAGTGGTTTCTTAAAATAGTATTTCGTATAGCTCTTCcttcaatgaaaataaacttttgtaACTTTTCGCATTATAATAATAGTATTTTGTATAGATATTAAATTCCTAAGAGCATTGGAAGACAATGGACCCTAAAGAGATTTTAGCATTGACATTGGACGGACTTTGGAAAATTTGGAAAGGTTGTGGTTAGTAGCTAGCGAACGGAAAACCCTACTGCAAGACAGATTGCTGGAACATTTCCGTCTGAATGCAAGCGATGACGAGGCGGACGTAGCTGGCGTGGCGTGAATACACAAATTGTAGAGCAGCTTAATTTCGAACAATGGCTACAAGACTTCGAAAATAATGCGGAAGCAGTGCATTGGAGTGAGCTGCAGAAATATATCTATGCCTAGCAGTTGTTAAAAGATGCTGCAAAGATGCACGTTCGTAGTCAAGAAGGAATTTGGAACTGGAGTTCGCTGAAGTCAGTATTGAAGGGCGAGTTTGGTACCAACGTCGTCAAACAAGGTTacatcaaatttcaattttggagAAAGGAGATGTTTCAGATGCGGAGAAAGTTAACACTTGGCGAGAGATCGCCACGGAATAGATTCAAGTGCTATAGTTGCGGAAGAGAAGGGCATAAAGCATCCGATTGTAAAACTATTGCCAAGGTCAGCAAAAGGAGCAGCATGAGTACAATGACGAAGATAAGCAGGAACAGCAGTTTACTATTTAAAGATGTTATTTTTACGGCACCCAATATGATGCCGCAAACGATGTCAGCATTAATTGATACTGGTTCCGACTTGTGTTTGATTCGGAAAGATGCTTTGTTGATGCCACGATCTGATGTTGAATTAAGTAAGGAAATAAAGCATTTAGTTGGCATAGACAGCAGTGAATTAGTAACCATGGGTAGCTTTGCGATCGCAATGGCTATTGACAACATACCTATGGATATTAGATAAAGGGAGTAGAAGCAACCGACAGAAATGTTTGTACCATAGTAGTTCCATCTGATGCGAGCGGAGAAGAAGCTGGTGCCATAGGGCAAGTGGACGTAGTTCATCAACTTGGCGTGGACACAGTGAGGTGTCGAAGGGTGTTATGAAGGAACATGTGATGAGTGCTAAAGGCACGACTTAGCAGAGACAGGTGGTGCTGAAGAGCAAGAGAGTGCAGTGAGAGGACTGCGTAGGCACAGCGAGGTGTCGAATGGTGCCATAAATAGGTGCGGAGTTTGCGCGATACGGCTCTCAGAATCAGAAAAGCATGTGGAAGGAAATGGCGAAATTGGCAAACACGGAAGAATCTCGAGTGGGGCATGTATAGATGTTAGAAAAAGCGCGTAAGGAGCAAGTCAGCATCCGGTAAACGAGCCCGACGGCTGACACCATGCACTGTGGCATCAACGTCGTATGAAACAAGATAACAATCGTATCAGTGAGTTGATCGGAGAATTTggagatatactatatatctaccTTTTAGTATGAGTGAAGCACCAGACAACGATTTTCAGCATCTTAGTATTACACAGGCGGTGAAGATAAATAAGTTAATAAGCGAGTATCTAAAAGCAAAGAACGTGCAAACACCTGTGGCGATGTTTGGCCGATGGCTGGAAGATGGGGTCATTAAAAACAATACATCGGAATACGCAAGTGCTGAGTCCACAAAGTATATGTCATTCGTTACGGGAACTGGACAATATGagtttttgtatgtatagtacCATTTGGAATTCGGAATTCACCAGCAGTGTTTTCGAGATTCATTCTAGACATATTCAGAGATTTGATAAGGGAATCGTGATCGTGTACATAGAAAATCtgataataataattcattgaATAAAAAAGTGTCAGTTTTCGGTGCGGAATGTAGAGTTTCTGGGGTACATCATCCAGAAAAGTTGCATAATACCATCCGAGCCAAAGACGAACGCCATCAAACACTTcccgctgccatgtgataaaaaaagttatgcaAGGATTCCTTGGACTGACGTTATACTTCAGGCGATTCATCGAAGGTTACGCCACGATTGCTAGACCACTGTCAGAGTTTTTGAAACAAGAGGTGATGAGCAACTAGCCGCATTTCAGCAACTAAAAGCGGCACTAATTAACGCTTCAGATTTAAAATTATACAATCCGCAAGCGATAACGGAAGTACATACAGACGCTTCGAAATTCGGATATGGAGCAGTATTATTGCAGAGGAATTGGGATGATCAAAACATACTCCCAGTGTAGTATATGAGTCGGAAGACGAGACCATCTGAGGAATTTTACCACTCGTACGGACTCGAAGTCTTAGTCATCATCGAAGCAATTTCTCTACAGTAGCTTTCCAGCTCATCTTCAGGTGTTTTGAAGAAGTGTCGACTTCTTAATTAGGTTGGAGAAAAAACGAAACATTTTGATCCTTGTCTACTTGTATACTTGTTGAAAAAGTTGAgctttcaaatcaaaattctgAAGTAACGCAATTTGGTGTGTTTGGGCTAATTTGAGCAGAATTTGTTGATGTAATGTCCAAGTACTTAGTTTGTgaagtacaaaatttttttattgcgtcTTGAACGTTGGGCTGCATTTGTAACGCAGGTGGAAACGAAACACAAGCAACTTTTTGCCACACACAAATATTTGGAATCcagatctttttttttatactctcgcaacaaagttgctaaggagagtattatagttttgttcacataacggttgtttgtaagtcctaaaactaagagAGTCAGACATAGGGttgtatataccaaagtgatcagggtgacgagtagagttgaaatccggatgtctgtctgtccgtccgtccgtgcaagctgtaacttgagtaaaaattagatatcatgatgaaacttggtaaacgtatttcttggctccataagaaggttaagttcgaagatgggcaaaatcggccccctgccacgcccacaaaatggcggaaaccgaaaacctataaagtgttataactcagccataaataaagatattaaagtgaaatttgacacaaaggatctcattaaggaggggcatatttggacgtaatgtttttgtaaaagtgggcgtggccccgccccctaccaagttttttgtgcatatctcggaaactactacagctacatatgtcaaccaaactctatagagtcgattccttcaggcatttccatatacagttcaaaaatggaagaaatcggataataaccacgttcacctcccatacaaaggttatgttgaaaatcactaaaagtgcgttaaccgacagacaaaaaacgtcagaaacactaaattttacggtagaaatggcagaaggaagccgcatccaaactttttttaaaaattgaaaatgggcgtggcgtcgctcacttatggaccaaaaaccatatctcgggaactactgcaccgatttcaatgaaattcggcatataatattttcttaacaccctgatgacatgtacaaaatatgggtgaaatcggtttacaaccacgccttcttccaatataacgcttttttgaattccatctgattccttctctgtatattatacacattaggaaccaatgatgatagcggaataaaactttacaaaaatacggtatttgaaaaatatgtaaatgactgataatgaaatctcgattatcactttatcatgcgagagtataaaatgttcggtgacacccgaacttagcccttccttacttgtttttatattgtttatacattgcaactagttcaaataaaagaaaggacTAACAAGCAACTTGAATAGGACTTAAATATCTAAttacaaaa encodes the following:
- the LOC126765369 gene encoding uncharacterized protein LOC126765369; protein product: MPTERSPDELETCRCRTVQNRWMPWTGKFWSFFSSDMVDGDGLTPEIGLSTTAEMVDVTIEDEGDATANIRLDANADSLDIFEVEALEEVAMGQVLEVVPNKQQPKQRTNQSCVEEASSLIENHHAQLKEILERQHKEHMGVLNGIHDTLRALLETMTGATVA